From a single Silene latifolia isolate original U9 population chromosome 6, ASM4854445v1, whole genome shotgun sequence genomic region:
- the LOC141587815 gene encoding F-box/kelch-repeat protein At3g06240-like has protein sequence METMNTEKKAKTLQTASENLSSIFLLSYMPPEILTHVLANLPAKTVVKFRCVCKYWCSIIDHPHFISMHLKHTSVNCDKNKNFLVVKGSVLDGYRECFSTVLQANTFRKTSRIFRIHWLYGRFYIAGICDGLLLVKFHTRYLSLFNPCIRKSLILPKIPLFPIFTTSAMYIIGFAPNSNDYKVVAIEFGKGQADDMHVIVVYTLSDQQWTVKNNKLNVDFPYVKPLLKGYSDRYKSNATYFKGEAHWLGNDQDQNSNQQKKSTHLVSFNFDKEKFTISELPFASNERESSSALFLLGESLAIFSISSVRSNIRVLEKGEWTMWFSGNSSMFGYKLFSSNARVYSWKNVFYCETDGGGRLICGKNSYNIATCQVQKLTKSKSLFFEVEKYSESLLLFKGYGVKDLMSFP, from the coding sequence ATGGAAACAATGAACACCGAGAAGAAAGCCAAAACTTTGCAAACCGCCTCTGAAAATTTGAGCTCAATTTTCTTGCTGTCTTATATGCCACCGGAAATATTGACTCACGTTCTCGCAAATTTGCCAGCCAAAACCGTAGTGAAATTCAGATGCGTCTGTAAATATTGGTGCTCGATTATTGATCACCCACATTTCATATCCATGCATCTTAAACATACCAGTGTTAACTGCGACAAGAATAAAAACTTTTTAGTTGTCAAGGGATCGGTACTCGATGGATATAGAGAGTGCTTTTCGACTGTTCTTCAGGCTAACACTTTTAGAAAGACTTCTCGTATTTTTAGGATACACTGGCTATATGGCCGGTTTTATATCGCAGGGATTTGTGATGGGCTGCTATTAGTGAAATTTCACACGAGATATTTAAGCTTGTTTAACCCTTGTATTCGCAAATCATTGATTCTTCCTAAAATCCCACTTTTTCCCATTTTTACCACCTCTGCTATGTATATTATTGGGTTCGCCCCTAATAGTAACGATTATAAAGTGGTTGCAATCGAATTTGGAAAAGGTCAAGCTGACGATATGCATGTTATAGTAGTTTATACACTCAGTGATCAACAATGGACTGTTAAAAACAATAAGTTGAATGTTGACTTTCCGTATGTTAAGCCTTTGTTAAAGGGTTATAGCGACAGGTATAAATCAAATGCGACTTACTTTAAAGGGGAAGCACACTGGCTTGGAAATGATCAAGATCAGAATAGTAACCAGCAGAAAAAATCAACCCATCTCGTTTCCTTTAACTTTGATAAggaaaaattcactatttcggaGCTGCCCTTTGCTTCTAACGAAAGAGAGTCGTCAAGTGCCCTGTTTCTTCTTGGGGAGTCACTAGCGATTTTCAGTATTTCCTCTGTAAGGTCCAACATAAGGGTGCTGGAAAAGGGGGAATGGACTATGTGGTTTTCGGGAAATTCAAGCATGTTTGGGTATAAATTATTCAGCTCCAACGCCCGTGTTTACTCGTGGAAAAACGTATTCTATTGTGAGACTGATGGAGGCGGCCGTCTTATTTGTGGGAAGAATTCCTACAACATCGCTACTTGCCAAGTGCAGAAGTTGACCAAGTCTAAGAGCTTGTTTTTTGAAGTGGAAAAGTATTCGGAGAGCTTGTTGTTGTTCAAAGGATACGGAGTCAAGGATCTAATGTCATTCCCATGA
- the LOC141587816 gene encoding uncharacterized protein LOC141587816, with translation MASSSSPAVVGSTSVVTSSASKEKVTSPPSVVIPAKSTPVVTAPTQVTQPPKKPYVQALKLTGKGMSLSFVKGSDREVVIDEGDIEEEVEYWSSTLVGTVMGKQTSLVEYYARDSLFFSWMAYTWNVNGYPLVFKPWTSTVAEELSEITTVLIWVLFPNLDPCFWSQAALSKVASFVGRPICADEPTTSKSKITFAKILVEVDLFKDLPKGMTLQTPYRGTVLQKIDYEWVPHYCRSCKRIGHTQDWCSRNKPKQVYKPKKSAPQPDPVAKPVQDTKGFTVTPPKKTPKKTTVAAIVIPSTTLDNQFSTLATEPVVVNIGDEQEQVSGSIDRGLLWRLSQEGNLPLYHPNDHFLLESKAIYKSVFGNFLLETNYAEHAGGRLWVLWNPTTVDVQVLDRGVQFIHYSLLHHATQRRILVTFVYALNRAIERLSLWNSLNNISTGQLPWICLGDFNVSLEADEKIGCQVHDKEMQEFRDCLAACHLSDHPYTGAAQWSPAVYSSKTFALFSKLRRLRDSLKKLHHSDFTGITKRVTEAKARKPKSSTCSSVIPTHGTSMLVFLQDKEEILLGPLQILQGDFPKAMNSHLDNQVTISEIKAALHSIYRNKSPGMDGYTSGSFVDTWETTGQDFCDVVLEFFATSKMPRAANSTLVALIPKNQSPHSVTEFRPISCCTVYYKTVSKILANIMRGVLGGIIGLEQAAFIEGRELFDNSMLAHELAFKYHRSYITPRCILKVDIQKAFDSVNWSFIANCMVHFGFPAKFTQWILVCVTSSHFSISFNGSTEGFFPGKRGLRQGDPLSPYLFTMCMEVLSRLLRQLPSHSGFSYHPKCVKIKLTHLMFADDLLVFTRGDLPSIQAVDHCLNKVAALSGLRVNPMKSNLYFGGVSLQLKQHILATT, from the exons ATGGCTTCTTCATCTTCTCCGGCAGTTGTTGGATCCACTTCTGTGGTGACATCTTCGGCGTCCAAGGAAAAGGTAACTTCTCCTCCTTCTGTGGTTATTCCGGCTAAATCTACTCCTGTGGTTACTGCACCGACTCAAGTCACTCAACCTCCTAAGAAACCCTATGTTCAAGCCTTAAAGTTGACTGGTAAGGGTATGTCTTTATCGTTTGTCAAGGGTAGTGATAGAGAGGTTGTTATTGATGAAGGGGATATTGAGGAAGAAGTTGAATATTGGAGTAGTACTTTGGTTGGTACTGTCATGGGAAAGCAGACATCTCTTGTAGAATACTACGCCCGAGATTCTCTATTTTTCTCGTGGATG GCTTATACTTGGAATGTCAATGGATACCCTTTGGTTTTCAAGCCTTGGACATCCACAGTGGCAGAGGAGTTGTCTGAGATCACCACAGTGCTAATTTGGGTGCTCTTCCCAAATCTGGACCCATGTTTTTGGTCTCAAGCTGCTTTGAGCAAGGTAGCCAGTTTTGTGGGTCGTCCAATATGTGCAGACGAGCCCACCACATCTAAGAGTAAGATAACTTTTGCCAAAATTTTGGTGGAGGTTGACCTCTTCAAGGACCTTCCTAAAGGCATGACCCTCCAGACTCCTTACAGAGGCACTGTTTTGCAGAAGATTGATTATGAATGGGTTCCCCATTATTGTCGTTCCTGCAAAAGAATAGGGCATACCCAGGACTGGTGCTCCAGAAATAAACCTAAACAGGTGTACAAGCCAAAGAAATCTGCACCTCAGCCTGATCCAGTTGCTAAACCTGTCCAGGATACAAAAGGCTTCACAGTGACCCCACCAAAGAAGACTCCTAAGAAAACAACTGTGGCAGCTATTGTTATTCCCTCTACCACATTGGACAACCAATTCTCAACTCTTGCCACTGAACCAGTGGTAGTTAACATAGGAGATGAGCAAGAGCAAGTATCTGGTAGTATAGACAGGGGATTGTTGTGGAGATTGAGCCAGGAGGGCAACCTCCCCCTCTATCACCCCAATGATCATTTCCTCCTGGAAT CTAAGGCTATTTATAAAAGTGTTTTTGGTAATTTTCTCTTGGAAACTAATTATGCTGAGCATGCTGGGGGTAGGCTTTGGGTCCTTTGGAATCCTACAACAGTAGATGTTCAGGTGCTTGATAGAGGTGTTCAGTTCATTCACTATTCCTTACTCCATCATGCTACACAAAGGAGGATATTGGTGACTTTTGTTTATGCTCTGAATAGGGCTATTGAGAGACTTAGTCTTTGGAATAGTCTTAATAATATTTCTACTGGACAATTACCTTGGATTTGCTTGGGTGATTTTAATGTCTCTCTGGAAGCTGATGAGAAGATTGGTTGTCAGGTTCATGATAAGGAGATGCAAGAGTTCAGAGATTGCCTGGCTGCTTGTCATCTCTCTGACCATCCCTATACAGGAG CTGCTCAATGGTCTCCAGCTGTTTATAGCTCCAAGACTTTTGCTCTTTTCTCTAAACTAAGAAGGCTTAGGGACTCCCTAAAAAAGCTTCATCATAGTGATTTTACTGGCATAACTAAGAGAGTCACTGAGGCTAAGGCCAG AAAGCCAAAATCCAGCACCTGCAGCTCAGTGATACCAACACACGGTACTTCTATGCTAGTATTTCTGCAAGACAAAGAAGAAATATTATTGGGGCCATTGCAGATATTACAGGGAGACTTTCCCAAGGCCATGAACAG CCATCTGGATAATCAGGTCACAATCTCTGAAATTAAAGCTGCTCTTCACTCCATATACAGGAATAAAAGTCCAGGTATGGATGGGTATACCTCTGGTTCTTTTGTTGATACTTGGGAAACCACAGGACAAGATTTTTGTGATGTTGTTCTCGAGTTTTTTGCTACTAGTAAAATGCCCAGAGCTGCTAATTCTACCCTGGTTGCCCTAATCCCTAAGAACCAATCTCCCCATTCAGTCACTGAATTCAGACCCATCTCTTGCTGCACTGTATACTACAAGACTGTGAGCAAGATCTTGGCCAACATAATGAGAGGAGTTTTAGGGGGAATTATTGGTTTGGAACAAGCTGCTTTCATAGAAGGGAGAGAGCTTTTTGATAATTCAATGTTAGCTCATGAATTGGCATTTAAATATCATAGAAGTTACATTACCCCTAGATGCATTCTCAAGGTGGACATTCAAAAAGCTTTTGATTCTGTTAATTGGTCTTTTATAGCTAACTGCATGGTCCACTTTGGTTTTCCTGCCAAATTTACTCAATGGATTCTGGTATGTGTCACCTCTTCTCACTTTTCTATAAGTTTTAATGGCTCTACTGAAGGTTTTTTCCCTGGAAAAAGAGGTCTTAGGCAAGGAGATCCATTATCTCCCTACCTATTTACAATGTGTATGGAGGTTCTTTCACGGCTGCTAAGGCAACTTCCTTCCCATTCTGGTTTCTCATATCATCCAAAGTGTGTCAAGATCAAACTTACACacttgatgtttgctgatgacttaCTTGTATTTACAAGAGGTGATCTACCCTCTATTCAAGCAGTGGACCACTGTTTGAACAAGGTTGCTGCTCTTTCTGGACTTAGAGTCAATCCTATGAAATCAAATCTTTATTTTGGGGGAGTTTCTCTGCAGCTGAAGCAGCACATATTAGCTACCACATGA